Part of the Acidimicrobiales bacterium genome is shown below.
GGAGCGCAGGGCGTCGACCCCCATGGCGGCCAGGACCGGGGAGGGCTCCAGCGCCTCCGAGGAGCAGGCCGACCCCGAGTGGCAGGCGATCCCGGCCCGGTCCAGGCCGAGGAGCACGGCCTGGGGCTCGACGTCGTCGACCCCGAGGCACACCAGGTGGGGCAGGCGGCCCTCGGGGTCGCCGTGGACCCGCACCCCGTCCAGGGCGGCCACGCCGGCCAGCACCCGCTCGGTGAGCCGGCGGCTCTCGGCCTCCTCGGCGGGCAGGCGCCCGTCGGCGGCCAGGGTGGCGGCCGCCGCTCCCAGCCCGGCCAGGGCCGGGGTGTTCTCCAGGCCCGCCCGCCGGGCCCGCTCCTGGTCGCTGCCCACCAGCAGGGGGGCCAGGCGCAGGCCCCGGCGCACCAGCAGGGCGCCGGTGCCGGGCGGCCCGCCCAGCTTGTGTCCGCTGATCGACAGCAGGTCGGCCCCCAGGTCGGCGAAGTGGATCGGGACCCGCCCGGCGGCCTGGGCGGCGTCGACGTGCACCAGCACCCCGCGCTCGCGGGCGCCGGCCACCACGGCGGCCACCGGCTGGGTGGTGCCCACCTCGTGGTTGCCCCACTGCACGTGGACCACGGCGGTGTCGGGGCCGATGGCGCCGAGGACGGCCTCGGCGTCGACCCGGCCCTGGCCGTCGACACCCACCACGGTCACCTCGCCGTGACGGCGGGCCGCGGCCGGCACGGCCGAGTGCTCGACCGCGGTGACCACCTGGTGGCCGCCCCGGGGCGCCGCCCCCCAGGCCACGGCGGCGATGGCCTCGGTGGCCCCGCTGGTGAAGACCACCTCGCGGGGCCGGGCGCCGAGCAGGCCGGCCACCTGCTCGCGGGCCTGCTCGACGGTGACCCGGGCCACCAGGCCCTCGTGGTGGACGCGGCCCGGGTCGCCGGCTTGGTCGAGGGCATCGACCAGGGCCTGGCGGGCCTCGGGTCGCAGGGGCGACGTGGAGGCGTGGTCGAGGTAGTGGCGGACCACGGGCTCGCCGTCAGGGCCGTCGATCAGCCGGCCTCGGGGCAGTTCTCGTTGGTCCAGGTGCTGACCGCCTGGCCGGCGGTGTCGAGCTCGGGGCTGCGGAGCTCGCCGGCGATGCTCTCGGCCTCATCCTTGGAGGTGGCGTCGGCCACGGCCTCGCTCAGGTCGGCGAAGAAGTCGGCCATGACCTGCATGTCGTCCGCGATCTCCCCGGGGGCGATCTCGACCAGGTCGGCGGCGGCGGCGGCGAAGTCGACCGTCCCCGCCTGCAGATCCTCGAGCGTCTCGTCGGGCGACAGCCGGAACAGCTCGTTCAGGTCGGCGAAGCCGGCGCAGAAGTCGTCGCCGCCTTGGTTCCCGCCGTCGCCCTCGGTGGTGGTCGTGCTCTCGGTGGTGCCCGTGCTCTCGGTGGTGGCGCCGTCCTCGGTGGTGTCGGGCTCGCCGGTGGTCGTGGTGCGGCCGTCGGGCAGCGTGGTGCTGGCCGTCTCGGTGGTGGTCGTCGGCGAGGCGTCGTCCCCGTCGTCGCCGCAGCCGGCCAGGAGCAGCGACGTGAGGACCAGGGGGACGGCGGCCAGGGCGAGGCGACGGCGCATGAGGAGCTCCTTGGGCGAGCCGGAGCGGGACCGGCAGGCGGGTCGGCGTGAACCTAGTGGGTCACCCGCTGGCGCAGTTGTCGGCCACCCACGTGTCGACCGCGGCGCTGGCCCGTTGGTAGGCGCCCTCGTCCACCACGGCGGCCACCTCGGCCCGGGCCACCTCCAGGGTCGGGGCCTCGGCCACGGCGTCGCTCGCCTGTCGCAGGCCGGCGGCCAAGGCCTCGGTCTCCTCGGCGATGTCGTCCGGCGCCCGGCCGGCCAGGCCCTCGGTGTCCTCGGCCAGCCGGGCCACGCCGTCCCGCAGGGCCGCCAGGGTGTCGTTGGGGAGCGACGCGAAGTTGGCGTCGATGGTGGCGTGGTCCTCGCAGAACACGGCCGGATCGGGCTCGTCGGGCTCGTCGGCCCCGAAGCGGCACCCGGTCACGGCCAGGGCCACGGCCACGGCCACGACCAGCGGGGCCAGGACGTGCGAGCGACGGGCCACGGCGCTTCCTTCGGCAGGGGACGGGGCCACGCTACCCAGCGGTGGCGGCGCCGGGGCCCCTCAGCCCAGGGCGGTGATGCAGACCTGGTCGCCCCGGGCCAGCGAGGCCCGGGTCTCGGCCCGGGCGCTGTCGTCGCCGGCCAGGGTGGACAGCAGGCCCCGGACCATGCCCCGGTCCACGGCGCAGATCACCGGGTGCTCCACCGCGGCGTCCCCGAACGGGCAGTGCTCGGAGACGATGCGCAGGTCCCCCCGGGTGTCCTCGGCGTGGGCCGCGAAGCCGTGGGCGCTGAGGGCGTCGGCGGCGGCGTGGAGGGCGGCCCGGAGGCCGCGGGGGGCGTCGTCGTCCATGGTGCCGGCCAGCTCGCGGCCGTAGTGCTCGCCCACCTCCTCGGCCATGCGCTCGGCCCGGGCCGGACCCAGCTCGGTCAGGGCCCGGCCCAGCAGGGCCAGCAGCACCTCGTCGTGGCGGACCGGCACGGCCAGGGTGACCTGTTCGGCGGTGGCCCGGTAGCGCTTGGACGGTCGGCCGGCCCCGCTGGCCCCGCTGCGGTCGACGGCCACGTCGAGGTGGCCGCCGGCCACCAGCTTGTCCAGGTGGTGCCGGGCCACGTTGGGGTGGAGGTCGACGGCCGCCGCCACCTCGGCCGCGGTGACGCCCCCGGGGTGCTCGTGGGCGAAGAGGTAGATGCGGCGCCGGGTCGGGTCGCCGAAGGCGGCG
Proteins encoded:
- a CDS encoding cysteine desulfurase family protein, with protein sequence MVRHYLDHASTSPLRPEARQALVDALDQAGDPGRVHHEGLVARVTVEQAREQVAGLLGARPREVVFTSGATEAIAAVAWGAAPRGGHQVVTAVEHSAVPAAARRHGEVTVVGVDGQGRVDAEAVLGAIGPDTAVVHVQWGNHEVGTTQPVAAVVAGARERGVLVHVDAAQAAGRVPIHFADLGADLLSISGHKLGGPPGTGALLVRRGLRLAPLLVGSDQERARRAGLENTPALAGLGAAAATLAADGRLPAEEAESRRLTERVLAGVAALDGVRVHGDPEGRLPHLVCLGVDDVEPQAVLLGLDRAGIACHSGSACSSEALEPSPVLAAMGVDALRSLRVSVGWSSTEADVDALLAALPEVLAGLRALRRPT
- a CDS encoding helix-turn-helix domain-containing protein; translation: MPSAPGSPALSPTDFSSAVTAITAAFGDPTRRRIYLFAHEHPGGVTAAEVAAAVDLHPNVARHHLDKLVAGGHLDVAVDRSGASGAGRPSKRYRATAEQVTLAVPVRHDEVLLALLGRALTELGPARAERMAEEVGEHYGRELAGTMDDDAPRGLRAALHAAADALSAHGFAAHAEDTRGDLRIVSEHCPFGDAAVEHPVICAVDRGMVRGLLSTLAGDDSARAETRASLARGDQVCITALG